The genomic DNA TCCCATTGCTCAGAAGGGCTTTGACCTAAAGGAGAGATGGAACTCCGTCGGGGTTCAAGAGTCCCACGTGCTGAAGTATGCGAGCGAGAAGTATCCAGCTGAAAAGTTATTTGTTTCCCCCTACCTCTACACCATGGCGGGGTTCTACTATCCCAAAGCTGAGGTCGAAATGATACTCAGGCGGAAGAGCATAGAGGAGAAGATAGCGAGGGGGTACTACGACGTGATAATTCATAAGAACCCAAACGTCTACCTGAACATCCTTACCAGCGGGAAATATGTAAAAGTGGAGGAGTTCTACGGAGGAAGGCTGGAGATATTTGTTAGGAGATAGCTACCAGATCACCTTCTCTTTTTCTTCCTCTTTAAGGGCTTGGGGCAGGGCATATATTAGGAGTACTAGAACAACAAGCCCAAGGACGGCCTCAGTGATAATTAGAATCTTCACGGATTTAACTGGATCTACGAGTCTAGTGAGCTGATAGTACGCTGCGAGAGTATCCACCACCGTGTGAATCCCAGTTAAGGCCAAGAACGTTCTTACCGATGCCCCAGCCAAGAGAATCGTTGTGGCAACATGGAAGAGGACAACCAAGTACCTCTCAGCCAGGCTTAGCATGCCCATAATGAAGGGAACATCAGGAGTTAATCCCTTGAAGTTTATAATAGCAATATTAATAACCACAGCAAATACCTCAGCTATTCCGAAGCCAAGACCTACGAACCCGCCCTGCCTCTTGCTCTTATCCCTGACCAAGGCAAACTTAACTCCCTCCTGAATGAAGCCAGCTGAGAGACCAACCCAGAGGCTGGCAACAAGCATTAGACCTCTCTTGATTATGTCTTTATTAGATTTAATGCCTGCAAGCACAAAAGCCCCCTGCTGTATCAGGCCCTGGAGGAGCATAGCGAAGAAGAAGATGAACACTCCAAGTATAAATTCTGCTCCTTTGAACTTTCTCAGTCCTAAAAGGTACAAGGTAAGCCAAGCCAAAAAACCACCGAGCAGGATGAAAAACGCAGGGTTCATCCTTACTCCCTCTCAACGACCACCGCGGTGCCATAGGCATAAACTTCGGCCGTTCCAGATGAAACATTAGAAGTTGCGAACCTCACATTGACGACGGCATTTGCACCGAGTTGCTTAGCGTGCAGGGCCATTCTTCTGAGGGCTTCCTCCCTAGCTTCTGCCATCATCTGGGTGTACTCCTTAACCTCCCCACCCTTGATGTTCCTAAGGGTGGCGAGTATGTCCCTTCCAAGATGAGTGGCCCTAACGATTCCTCCCCTAGCTATTCCCTTAACCTCAACTATTCTGTACCCAGGGATTGTTTCGGTAGTGACTACAATAACCCCTTCTATTGTCTCCATGAAATACCACCAAAAGAATAAGGGAAAGGGGAGGATTAAAACTTTCCGTAAATAAGGAAGGCCACTTGAAGCAGGGTAACAGCGTAGAGTGCCATCCTAATATCCCTCGACTTCCCGGGCAATCTAAGCAGGAGGGGATCCCTAGCAACGATAGTTGACATCACTGGAACCATGGCAACTAAAAATATATCCTCAAGGGGAAGCTTTATAGCGATGCCTAAGGGTATCATGAACCACTGGAGGCAGATGACCCTGGGAAATCCTGGGGACATTTCTTCTATCTCTCCCTGGGGCTCCTCTTTCATGGTCTCTACCTCATAAGCCTTCCTCGCTATTGAGTACGTTGAAATGGCAATGAGGAACATGCCAATGGCAAAAGTTGAGAGTACAACGCTCTTGCTGGCCCCGATGCAGGACTGAATCAAAACCACAACTCCCAGGATTACGCTCAAGATACCAGCTATTGTATTTGCTCTCCTCCAAGCCTCCTTGGAAAGGTACGTATATGAGAACCTAACCCCAATGAATGGGTTTTGATTGTTCCTCACCGCCAAAGTCAGAACTCCAATTATAAGCATCATCAAGCCAAGCCAAATCAAACTACCACCTCCAAAATCTTAATTATTCCCCTAACTTCCTCCTTAAGTTCCTCTAAAACCTCCTTTCCCTGGGTGGTGAGCTTGTAATACCTCCTAGGCTTCTTGCCAACTAAGACTAGCCTATCTTCTATCAACTTGTACTTCTTCAAGCTCTTCAGCAGATCATAAAGGGTTCCCTCACTGGGGACGAGCCTTCCATTAGTGAGTTCTTCAAGCTTCTTCCTTATCCCGTACCCATGTAGTTCTCCCTCTCTCTCCAAGATGAGGAGCACTAGGTAGGAGTATAAGCCAGCCCTTAGTTCCTTCCTCAGCTTTTCAATGGCCTTCACGTATTCACCTCCAGGTTCGATGCATCGGACCTCGAGGTATTATCGCGAAAATAGTTTATAAACTTACCGGAACTTAAAGTGGTACTCCATTTCGAAAGGCCTAAGAAACCCATGTGCCACGCTCTGAATGTCCTCCCTTCTCCGGGACATCACGTGTATTCTTGGCAATTTTCCCGGGGTTAAAGCCTCCTAGTGAGGTTTTGCCCCAAAAAGATGCTTTACCTGCTTGGGTGAACCCTTATACCTTATAGCTTCCCCTAACCCAAGAGGTCGTCCCCGAGAAAACTGCCAAGTAAAGGGCTGATTTTGAGATACCACCGAATAACAAGTTCTTCCGTTAAAATAATCAAAGACTGCATCGTTTCTTCTTTCCTCTCAGAGGTGCTCTAGTATCTGCTTTAGAATTCTGAAGCCCGTGTTCTTCACTAAAAGAGCAGGCCTTCAAAAATAGGCTTTTGAGAGCTACGATGTTATCTCAGCCGTTCCCTCACACTGCATCATTGTAGTGTGGGTCATCACGGCGATTCTAAGCATTCACGGCAGAAACTCCACCCCCGTTACCCGTCACAGCACTACCGTTCTCGGAAACCCGAGCCCACCAATGCAATGACACACAACGAAACTAATAGAGGTTTCTACCCCATGGATATACTTAACATAAATCCTAAAACTCCTAACATCTTCACCTTTCTGGTTGGTGGCTAAAATGGAGCAGGAGATACTTGAGGCGATAAAATTAGCGGTAACAAATATCCCCCAGGATGTAGTTGAAGCCCTTGAAGAAGCTTATAAAAAGGAAGAGTGCGAGATAGCAAAGTACAATCTCGAGCTCATCCTAAAGGCAGTAGATGTGGCCAAAAAGAAGGGAGTACCAGTATGCCAGGACACGGGGACGCCGATATTCTTCGTTGAAGTTGGGCCTAACGATAACATCCACAAAATCCAGAAAGCAATAATCAACGCCATAAGTAGAGCAACCCAAGAAGTCCCACTGAGGCCCAACGCCCTCTCAGTTTTAACTGGAAAGGTTCTAGGGAACATTCCGGAGATACACTTCGAGCCTGGAAATAAAACGAGAATCAGCATCTTAATGAAAGGAGGAGGAAGCGAGAACTGTTCTGCCCTATTCACCCTGACCCCAGGGGAAGGCCTCGAGGGTGTGAAAAGGAAAGTGATTGAGCACGTGAAGGCCTGCGGAGGGAAGCCCTGCCCGCCGATAATAGTAGGGATTGGAATAGCGAGCCCAGCCGAAAAAGCTATGAGGCTGGCCAAGAAGTCCTTATTCAGAAAAATTGGCGAAAGGCATCCCAACAAAGAGATCGCAAGGTTTGAGGAGGAACTACTAAAAGAGATCAACTCCCTAGGGATAGGCCCCATGGGAATGGGAGGGAAAATTACCGCGCTAGACGTTAAAGTTGAGGTTGAAAGCAGGCATCCAGCGAGCTACATAGTGGCCCTTACCATCCAGTGCTGGGCCCACAGGAGGGCCTTTATCGAGTTTGACGAGGAGGTGAGAATATGGCAGTGAAGCTTGAAACTCCCCTCTCTCTAGATGACGTGCTTAAATTAAAGGCCGGAGACAGGGTTCTCCTCTCTGGAGTTGTGTATACGGCCAGGGATCTGGCCCACAAAAGGTTCCTAACCCAGGGATTTCCCTTTAACCCAGAGGGGGCTGTGATATACCATTGCGGGCCCCTCGTTAAGGGGATGAAGGTAGTATCCGCCGGACCAACGACGAGCGCTAGGATGAACCCTTACCTTAACTTCATATTCTCAAAAGGCATAAGGGCCGTGATAGGGAAGGGAGGAATGAATCCAGAGCCCTTCAAGGGGAGAGGAGTTTACTTCGCCTTCCCAGGAGGAGCAGGAAGCCTGGCTTCGGAATTCGTTAAAAGGATAAGGAGGGTTTACTGGGAAGATCTAGGGATGGCAGATGCCGTATGGGAACTTGAAGTTGAAGAGATGCCTCTCATAGTCGGGATAGACACGAAAGGGAAATCACTCTTTATCTGATTTCTACGAGCTTTCTAAGCTCATGGCTTCCCACTCTACAATATCCAACTTCAGCGATCTCATGGAAAACAGCGCGAGGAATGTATACTTCAAATACCTCACAAACTTTTCAAATACTCCTCCAAGGCTAAGTCTGATTATAGCGGATGAATCCAAAACAAGCCCCATTCTAAAAGCTCCTCCGCTAATTCATTCTCATCATACTCATAGGGATCAATTCCTCTCTTCAATAACTCCCCCAAGAATTCCTGATATGAGACCCCAGCGATCTCAACCGCCCTTCCTATAGAAACTATCCCCCTCCTATGCATAAAGTAACCTAACAAGCTTTTCTGTTTCATCCTTTGAGAGGTACATTTTTCTTTCGAAAGCCTCGCCCTTTAGGGCGGGATGCAGGGATTGAGGGTTCAGCTCTTTTAGACCGAAAACCCTTTTATATTCCACCCTCGTAATAGGGCCCTGGAAGGGGCACTCCAAGTTCATCGTGTCCTCCCGTCATTGAGAGGATGACGCCGATAGGCGTCCTTTCAAGATCTCGGCGGTTGGAACTTTGGGGGTGGCCTCCCAGCGATAACCCCGAGCCCGCTCTGCGGTAGGGGTAATTTCAGGCCGGGCCCGCGGGCTGAACCTCATGGTGATGGGCCCGCAAACCGATGAAAACCCTGAAGGGCAGGGTTAT from Pyrococcus kukulkanii includes the following:
- a CDS encoding YhfC family intramembrane metalloprotease, which gives rise to MNPAFFILLGGFLAWLTLYLLGLRKFKGAEFILGVFIFFFAMLLQGLIQQGAFVLAGIKSNKDIIKRGLMLVASLWVGLSAGFIQEGVKFALVRDKSKRQGGFVGLGFGIAEVFAVVINIAIINFKGLTPDVPFIMGMLSLAERYLVVLFHVATTILLAGASVRTFLALTGIHTVVDTLAAYYQLTRLVDPVKSVKILIITEAVLGLVVLVLLIYALPQALKEEEKEKVIW
- a CDS encoding YbjQ family protein; this encodes METIEGVIVVTTETIPGYRIVEVKGIARGGIVRATHLGRDILATLRNIKGGEVKEYTQMMAEAREEALRRMALHAKQLGANAVVNVRFATSNVSSGTAEVYAYGTAVVVERE
- a CDS encoding SdpI family protein, producing the protein MIWLGLMMLIIGVLTLAVRNNQNPFIGVRFSYTYLSKEAWRRANTIAGILSVILGVVVLIQSCIGASKSVVLSTFAIGMFLIAISTYSIARKAYEVETMKEEPQGEIEEMSPGFPRVICLQWFMIPLGIAIKLPLEDIFLVAMVPVMSTIVARDPLLLRLPGKSRDIRMALYAVTLLQVAFLIYGKF
- a CDS encoding PadR family transcriptional regulator, with product MKAIEKLRKELRAGLYSYLVLLILEREGELHGYGIRKKLEELTNGRLVPSEGTLYDLLKSLKKYKLIEDRLVLVGKKPRRYYKLTTQGKEVLEELKEEVRGIIKILEVVV
- a CDS encoding fumarate hydratase gives rise to the protein MEQEILEAIKLAVTNIPQDVVEALEEAYKKEECEIAKYNLELILKAVDVAKKKGVPVCQDTGTPIFFVEVGPNDNIHKIQKAIINAISRATQEVPLRPNALSVLTGKVLGNIPEIHFEPGNKTRISILMKGGGSENCSALFTLTPGEGLEGVKRKVIEHVKACGGKPCPPIIVGIGIASPAEKAMRLAKKSLFRKIGERHPNKEIARFEEELLKEINSLGIGPMGMGGKITALDVKVEVESRHPASYIVALTIQCWAHRRAFIEFDEEVRIWQ
- a CDS encoding FumA C-terminus/TtdB family hydratase beta subunit encodes the protein MAVKLETPLSLDDVLKLKAGDRVLLSGVVYTARDLAHKRFLTQGFPFNPEGAVIYHCGPLVKGMKVVSAGPTTSARMNPYLNFIFSKGIRAVIGKGGMNPEPFKGRGVYFAFPGGAGSLASEFVKRIRRVYWEDLGMADAVWELEVEEMPLIVGIDTKGKSLFI
- a CDS encoding UPF0175 family protein, with protein sequence MHRRGIVSIGRAVEIAGVSYQEFLGELLKRGIDPYEYDENELAEELLEWGLFWIHPL